The following coding sequences are from one uncultured Desulfobacter sp. window:
- a CDS encoding alpha/beta fold hydrolase, protein MVARTINGRLTSTAGFGDLYPFEPHYASINANQMHYVDQGRGRPVLMVHGNPTWSFYFRHLISGLSSNFRTIAPDHIGCGFSDKPSAKTYDYTLDQRVADLDALVKSLDIKEKISLIVHDWGGMIGLAWALDNLDRVDKIVITNTSGFFLPPSKQFPAALWAIKYLGPFAVPAVLGANIFARGALYLGAENRLSNPVKKGLVAPYNSWANRIATLKFVQDIPITEKDRSYARVQKVDQGLSALDPNQLMFLWGTRDFVFDVHFLNEFKNRFPRSRAHVFEDAGHYLFEDKPGPTLELIQNFLS, encoded by the coding sequence ATGGTAGCAAGAACGATAAACGGCCGGCTCACTTCCACTGCCGGGTTTGGGGATCTGTATCCCTTCGAGCCCCATTATGCATCGATAAACGCAAATCAAATGCATTATGTGGATCAGGGCAGGGGCCGGCCTGTGCTCATGGTCCACGGCAATCCCACCTGGTCTTTTTATTTCCGTCATCTGATTTCCGGCCTTTCCAGTAATTTCAGAACCATTGCACCGGACCACATCGGGTGCGGGTTTTCAGACAAGCCGTCGGCTAAAACCTATGATTACACCTTGGATCAAAGGGTGGCTGACCTGGATGCCCTGGTCAAAAGTTTAGATATCAAAGAGAAAATATCTTTGATTGTCCATGACTGGGGCGGGATGATCGGCCTTGCCTGGGCCCTGGACAACCTGGACCGGGTGGATAAAATTGTGATCACCAACACCTCGGGATTTTTTCTGCCGCCATCCAAACAGTTTCCGGCAGCCCTTTGGGCCATTAAATATCTTGGGCCATTTGCCGTACCGGCTGTGTTGGGTGCCAACATTTTTGCCCGGGGTGCGCTCTATCTTGGTGCGGAAAACAGGCTTTCCAATCCTGTTAAAAAAGGTCTTGTTGCTCCATACAACAGTTGGGCAAATCGCATCGCCACCTTAAAATTTGTTCAGGATATACCGATAACAGAAAAAGACAGAAGTTATGCCAGGGTTCAAAAGGTGGATCAGGGCCTCAGCGCCCTTGATCCGAATCAGCTCATGTTTTTATGGGGCACCCGGGATTTTGTTTTTGATGTTCATTTCCTCAACGAATTTAAAAACAGATTCCCCCGATCCCGTGCCCATGTGTTTGAAGATGCCGGTCACTATCTGTTCGAAGATAAACCCGGTCCCACCCTTGAGCTGATCCAGAATTTTTTGTCCTGA
- a CDS encoding 3-oxoacyl-ACP synthase III — protein sequence MKYDKVFIESFGYELAPNIVTSREIDERLSPFFEAVGFVPGQLEALTGIRERRYWDEDHTLAEHAAVAGKRALDEAGIKPEELGALCFCGVCQDGFEPATSCAVADKIGVGPRAHVYDVKSACLGMITGMVHVANEIQLGHIKAGLVVSCETARQIVDATIDEINTHKNIDFYRRAVATMTGGSGAAAILLTDGTLGNPSTPRHRVNGGVVNNSIRHWDLCYWGLDGKGMPTNSKVIMRTDAQKVLDHGTELAMETYELFRNELNIPADKPDKFVAHQVGEGHHHKFYTAMNIDRKKDFITFPFLGNVGSVSLPISAAIADERGFFAPGDFVAFLGVGSGLNCYFLGVEW from the coding sequence ATGAAGTACGACAAGGTGTTTATTGAATCCTTTGGATATGAGCTGGCACCTAACATCGTGACCAGCCGGGAAATAGATGAAAGGCTCTCCCCGTTTTTTGAGGCGGTCGGGTTTGTGCCCGGCCAGCTGGAGGCATTGACCGGTATCCGGGAACGCCGTTACTGGGATGAAGATCATACCCTGGCCGAACATGCGGCCGTGGCAGGCAAGCGTGCCCTGGATGAAGCAGGTATCAAGCCCGAAGAACTGGGCGCACTTTGTTTTTGCGGGGTGTGCCAGGACGGATTTGAACCGGCCACTTCCTGTGCCGTGGCAGACAAGATCGGGGTGGGACCCAGGGCCCATGTGTATGATGTTAAATCAGCATGTCTTGGTATGATCACGGGCATGGTGCATGTGGCCAATGAGATTCAGCTCGGGCATATCAAAGCCGGGCTTGTGGTCTCCTGCGAAACGGCCCGGCAGATTGTTGATGCCACCATTGACGAGATCAACACCCACAAGAACATTGATTTTTATAGAAGGGCTGTGGCCACCATGACCGGCGGTTCGGGGGCGGCGGCAATTTTGCTCACCGACGGGACTTTGGGTAATCCCTCGACCCCCCGCCATAGGGTCAACGGCGGGGTGGTGAACAACTCCATCCGTCATTGGGATCTGTGTTACTGGGGATTAGACGGCAAGGGCATGCCCACGAACTCTAAAGTGATCATGCGAACCGATGCCCAGAAAGTGCTTGACCACGGCACGGAATTGGCCATGGAGACCTATGAGTTGTTCCGCAATGAATTGAACATCCCTGCCGATAAGCCGGATAAATTTGTTGCCCACCAGGTGGGGGAGGGCCATCACCATAAATTTTATACGGCCATGAACATTGACCGGAAAAAGGATTTCATCACATTTCCCTTCCTGGGTAATGTGGGGTCTGTCTCCCTGCCGATCTCGGCGGCCATTGCCGATGAACGGGGATTTTTTGCTCCCGGCGACTTTGTGGCCTTTCTAGGGGTGGGTTCCGGACTTAATTGTTATTTTCTGGGGGTTGAATGGTAG